In Littorina saxatilis isolate snail1 linkage group LG8, US_GU_Lsax_2.0, whole genome shotgun sequence, a single genomic region encodes these proteins:
- the LOC138974599 gene encoding uncharacterized protein has product MLTRDTCVKETMQNLRFIFEDHRILTSEWAAQQADYIGTVPGVKLKVSAISVNVDPESNCLLVQWPSSLGENVITAALKLQSNLREDNRQPTEDEYFFTHLAYHELSETHCDKSVLMKESRSLGTPGFRTHSNTYIAHTDPGEGHVLGTTRRTDWLKGSTVHVEYVERPRNWTRIDCESYRFPSSVEFSRVRLHVGADAPSTFYVGRPLKDCGDFKKDLLKVSASVLTQIYHMCMFWVSICTAFQFSFFRLDDLFVHTFYNMTRYEYDTVSEAEQFKQTLRPRLYISLTFTVFSTDFQTICIAYVTQVVHTTSTAASYVFSLGAAECKFSMEGLSTSQALCYMKEIRSQVRRSKWQVLSAAWNLNQTWIDDINDEGQSTEDNVERHGKDIVEKAVITTCLGGFDKVTLDGASETYPSTCILPHQLEEYEALAIVHFAHERGLLTYFSAGFKYINIPYAVRSGVDGIGIGGAGILHYMDTESGFHGPYMEENISAILKTRDDAAATLKGKAACLLARLDTMYDEGSISCAEDEMRKDLFSALLPNNTDDMQIIKMSEKLCHVSGLPLEGVLPYLHRAKRLVEADMPVLRNYCINEKEWKQLTHELGQLIRDEDEKSLMREYDNGLWQLLRMRYHKKRLGNILGSSIRQSLYTVKK; this is encoded by the exons ATGCTGACACGAGACACCTGTGTGAAAGAGACCATGCAGAACTTACGCTTTATTTTTGAAGATCATCGAATACTCACATCAGAATGGGCAGCGCAGCAGGCCGATTATATCGGAACTGTTCCGGGGGTTAAGCTAAAAGTGTCAGCCATAAGCGTCAACGTTGACCCCGAGTCAAACTGCCTCCTTGTTCAGTGGCCGAGTAGTCTTGGAGAGAACGTTATCACTGCCGCATTAAAACTGCAAAGCAACCTGAGAGAAGATAACCGACAGCCAACAGAGGATGAGTATTTCTTCACGCACCTTGCCTATCATGAGCTGAGCGAAACACACTGCGACAAGAGCGTGCTGATGAAAGAATCACGGTCTCTGGGCACACCAGGGTTTCGGACTCACTCAAACACGTACATCGCTCACACCGATCCAGGCGAAGGGCATGTTCTGGGTACCACTCGACGCACCGATTGGCTGAAGGGTTCGACCGTGCACGTAGAATACGTAGAAAGACCGAGAAATTGGACCAGGATCGACTGCGAGTCCTACCGATTCCCGTCCTCAGTTGAATTCTCCAGAGTTCGCCTGCATGTGGGAGCCGACGCACCATCTACATTTTACGTTGGCCGTCCACTTAAGGATTGCGGCGATTTTAAAAAGGATTTGTTGAAGGTGAGTGCATCTGTATTAACACAAATCTACCATATGTGCATGTTTTGGGTTTCTATCTGTACAGCTTTTCAGTTTAGTTTCTTCAGATTGGATGATCTGTTTGTCCACACCTT ttacaatatgactcgctatgagtatgatactgtgagcgaagctgaacagtttaaac AAACCTTGCGGCCCCGTCTGTACATATCACTCACATTTACTGTTTTTTCAACTGATTTTCAAACCATTTGCATTGCGTATGTTACCCAGGTAGTCCACACCACTTCAACTGCAGCATCGTATGTCTTCTCACTCGGTGCAGCTGAATGCAAATTCTCTATGGAGGGCCTGTCGACGTCCCAGGCATTATGCTACATGAAAGAAATCAGATCTCAGGTGCGTCGCTCGAAATGGCAGGTTCTTTCTGCTGCCTGGAATCTTAACCAGACCTGGATTGACGACATTAACGATGAG GGACAATCCACAGAAGACAACGTTGAACGGCACGGGAAGGACATAGTCGAGAAAGCTGTCATTACAACTTGTTTGGGTGGTTTCGATAAAGTCACGCTGGATGGAGCGTCTGAAACGTACCCTTCCACGTGTATTCTGCCACACCAGCTCGAGGAATATGAAGCCCTGGCCATCGTACATTTTGCACACGAACGCGGTCTCCTGACCTACTTTTCTGCAGGCTTCAAGTACATTAACATTCCTTACGCTGTTCGTTCCGGGGTAGACGGCATCGGGATCGGAGGAGCCGGCATCCTGCACTACATGGACACAGAAAGCGGTTTCCACGGGCCATACATGGAGGAAAACATTTCTGCAATCTTGAAAACGAGAGATGATGCAGCGGCGACTCTAAAGGGGAAAGCAGCTTGCCTCCTGGCTCGTCTTGACACCATGTACGATGAAGGTTCGATCTCATGCGCAGAAGACGAAATGCGCAAGGATTTATTCTCAGCTTTGCTTCCTAATAACACGGATGACATGCAGATCATCAAGATGTCTGAGAAGCTATGCCACGTGTCCGGTCTGCCCTTAGAGGGTGTTCTGCCTTACCTCCACCGCGCCAAACGACTGGTTGAGGCGGATATGCCAGTGTTGCGGAACTATTGCATCAATGAAAAAGAATGGAAGCAGCTGACACACGAGCTTGGCCAGCTGATTCGGGATGAAGACGAGAAAAGCCTCATGAGGGAGTATGACAATGGACTCTGGCAACTATTGAGGATGCGCTACCATAAGAAAAGACTGGGGAACATCCTCGGGTCATCTATTAGGCAGTCGCTGTACACTGTCAAAAAATGA